In Haloplasma contractile SSD-17B, the following are encoded in one genomic region:
- a CDS encoding YitT family protein, protein MADATVVLENKKLSKKKIWDFFKSYSILTIGCYIMAVAFNVFLNKYDFVPGGVTGLSTVIEKLFHIKPAYSQWVMNLPLFFLGWIVLGNEVAVKSIYGTIMLPAFVLITEDYVVVLENEQLAPLLAAVFGGVGIGLGLGLIFRANGSTGGLDIPAQILHKYSSLTLGVSIAVFDVVVITTGLVFFGVEKGLLALISLYTTTKAIDLVQMGPHKKVAVYIVSQKYREFKDLIINKVDEDASILNVSGGYNGINRNLLVCLMDSREVPVLKSYINEIDNRALLFMTNASEIDGEQYEEERSRINTRFLKRFKRQKKKLNAQHMSHSKRNDTNLW, encoded by the coding sequence ATGGCTGATGCAACAGTGGTACTAGAGAACAAGAAATTATCTAAAAAGAAGATATGGGACTTTTTCAAGTCATATTCAATCTTGACAATAGGGTGTTACATAATGGCAGTTGCCTTTAATGTGTTCTTGAATAAATATGATTTTGTTCCTGGTGGTGTAACGGGTCTTAGTACGGTGATTGAGAAGTTGTTTCACATTAAACCTGCTTATTCCCAGTGGGTGATGAACCTACCGTTATTCTTTTTAGGTTGGATTGTACTCGGGAATGAAGTAGCCGTAAAGAGTATATATGGGACTATTATGTTACCAGCTTTTGTATTAATTACAGAGGACTATGTGGTAGTCCTTGAAAATGAACAGTTAGCACCTTTACTTGCGGCTGTATTTGGTGGAGTAGGTATAGGTCTTGGTCTGGGTTTAATCTTCAGAGCAAATGGTTCAACAGGAGGACTTGATATTCCTGCTCAAATTTTACACAAATATTCTAGTTTAACATTAGGTGTTTCAATTGCAGTGTTTGATGTCGTCGTTATTACAACTGGACTCGTTTTCTTTGGCGTAGAAAAAGGATTACTTGCTCTTATCTCGCTTTATACAACGACAAAGGCAATCGATTTAGTACAGATGGGTCCACATAAGAAAGTTGCAGTCTATATTGTGTCCCAAAAATATCGAGAGTTCAAGGACCTCATTATTAACAAAGTAGATGAAGATGCTTCAATATTGAATGTATCTGGTGGTTATAATGGAATTAACCGTAATTTATTAGTCTGTTTAATGGATAGTCGAGAAGTACCGGTTTTGAAAAGCTATATTAATGAAATTGATAATCGTGCCTTGTTATTTATGACAAATGCTTCTGAAATTGATGGAGAACAATATGAAGAGGAGCGTTCACGAATAAACACACGATTCTTAAAACGATTTAAGAGACAAAAAAAGAAATTAAACGCGCAACATATGAGTCACTCTAAGAGAAACGATACCAACCTTTGGTGA
- the secA gene encoding preprotein translocase subunit SecA translates to MASLLKRIFDSGYKSLKKYDKEADQVLALEQTMGDLSDEALQNKTAELKERLENNETLEDIRIEAFAVVREAAYRVLGLKAFKVQIIGALAIHGGNIAEMKTGEGKTLTSTMPAYLNALTGKGVHIITVNEYLASRDAEEYGEVFRWLGLTVGLNLNSLSKDEKRKQYASDVMYSTNNELGFDYLRDNMVMYKREMVQRLLNFAIIDEVDSILIDEARTPLIISGGSKKSVSLYKQADSIVKTFNDEDYDIDVKSRSAQLTESGISKAERFFNIENLFDVQYAGLLHNINNALKANVVMKRDVDYVVEEGEIVIVDPFTGRKMKGRQWSEGLHQAIEAKEDVSIKKETQTLATITFQNFFRMYQKLSGMTGTAKTEEEEFRNIYNMYVVEVPTNKPIVREDKPDLIYPTMESKFKALAEDIAERHEIGQPMLIGTVAVETSELLSGLLKRKGISHNVLNAKQHEREADIILNAGQKGAVTIATNMAGRGTDIKLGEGVKEVGGLAVIGTERHESRRIDNQLRGRSGRQGDPGYSRFYLSLEDELLRRFGSERLQGLLGTLGFKENEAIESKMISRSVEGAQKRVEGNNFDSRKTLLQYDDVIRQQREVMYEQRFEVLDNDDIRPIVEKMFKSSIERIVYTYCDPGTDKGDWRLESLVNYYNNNVFGKNAFKLSDFTELSSSDIVEKIYLKANETLDEKREMIEDDMFKEFMKVITLRVIDMKWTAHIDQMDALRQSIGLRAYGQINPLNEYQLEGFDMFENLIISIEEDVTRYIIRAQIKSNLQREQVAKPTKATSGKEETNQKKKPIVKKDKVGRNDPCPCGSGKKYKKCCGL, encoded by the coding sequence GGAGATTTATCGGACGAGGCGTTACAAAATAAGACAGCAGAACTTAAAGAGAGATTAGAGAATAATGAAACACTTGAGGATATAAGGATTGAGGCATTTGCTGTTGTGAGAGAAGCTGCCTACCGTGTACTAGGATTAAAAGCCTTTAAGGTACAAATTATTGGTGCATTAGCGATTCACGGTGGTAATATTGCAGAGATGAAAACAGGTGAAGGTAAGACGCTTACTTCAACAATGCCTGCCTATCTAAATGCATTAACAGGTAAAGGTGTTCACATTATTACAGTGAATGAATACTTAGCATCACGTGATGCCGAAGAATATGGAGAAGTGTTTAGATGGTTAGGACTAACCGTAGGTCTTAATTTAAATAGCTTATCTAAAGATGAAAAACGTAAACAATATGCTAGTGACGTTATGTATTCAACTAACAATGAGCTAGGATTTGATTATCTCCGTGATAACATGGTCATGTACAAGCGTGAAATGGTTCAGCGCCTTCTTAACTTTGCAATCATTGATGAGGTTGACTCGATTTTAATTGATGAGGCGAGAACACCACTGATTATTTCAGGAGGATCAAAAAAATCAGTTAGTTTATATAAACAAGCAGATTCTATTGTAAAAACATTTAATGATGAGGATTATGATATAGATGTCAAATCAAGAAGCGCGCAGTTAACGGAATCGGGTATTTCAAAAGCAGAACGATTCTTTAATATAGAAAACTTATTTGATGTACAGTATGCGGGACTCCTTCATAATATCAACAACGCTCTTAAAGCGAATGTCGTTATGAAGCGTGATGTTGATTACGTTGTTGAAGAAGGTGAAATCGTAATCGTAGACCCATTTACAGGACGTAAGATGAAAGGCCGTCAATGGAGCGAAGGATTACACCAGGCAATCGAGGCTAAAGAAGATGTCAGCATTAAAAAGGAAACACAAACATTAGCAACAATCACATTCCAGAACTTCTTTAGAATGTATCAAAAACTATCAGGTATGACAGGTACTGCAAAAACTGAGGAAGAAGAATTTAGAAACATTTATAATATGTATGTGGTTGAGGTTCCAACCAACAAACCAATTGTTCGTGAGGATAAACCAGATTTGATTTATCCAACTATGGAATCTAAATTTAAAGCGTTAGCTGAAGACATTGCAGAACGCCATGAAATAGGACAACCTATGTTAATTGGTACGGTTGCGGTTGAAACATCAGAGTTACTTTCTGGGTTACTGAAACGAAAAGGGATCAGCCATAACGTATTAAATGCAAAACAACATGAACGAGAAGCGGATATTATCCTAAACGCAGGACAAAAAGGAGCGGTAACGATCGCAACCAATATGGCAGGTCGTGGAACCGACATTAAACTAGGTGAAGGTGTTAAAGAAGTAGGCGGACTGGCGGTTATTGGTACAGAACGACATGAATCTAGACGTATCGATAATCAGTTAAGAGGTCGTTCAGGACGTCAGGGAGATCCTGGTTATTCACGATTTTATTTATCACTAGAAGATGAACTCTTGAGACGATTTGGTTCTGAACGTTTACAAGGTTTACTTGGTACGTTAGGATTTAAAGAAAATGAAGCGATTGAAAGTAAAATGATTAGTCGCTCTGTTGAAGGAGCTCAAAAACGAGTTGAGGGTAACAACTTTGATAGTCGTAAAACATTACTTCAGTATGACGATGTAATTAGACAGCAACGAGAAGTCATGTATGAACAACGATTTGAAGTTTTAGATAATGACGATATAAGACCAATTGTAGAAAAGATGTTTAAATCTTCAATTGAACGTATCGTTTATACATATTGTGACCCAGGAACGGATAAAGGTGACTGGCGTTTAGAGTCGTTAGTTAATTATTACAATAATAACGTATTCGGTAAAAATGCGTTTAAACTAAGTGATTTCACTGAATTAAGTTCATCTGATATCGTTGAGAAAATCTACTTGAAGGCAAATGAAACCTTGGATGAAAAACGTGAAATGATTGAAGACGATATGTTTAAAGAGTTCATGAAGGTAATTACATTGCGTGTGATTGATATGAAGTGGACTGCTCACATCGATCAAATGGATGCCTTAAGACAAAGTATTGGACTTCGAGCGTATGGACAAATAAATCCACTAAATGAATATCAATTAGAAGGATTTGACATGTTTGAAAATCTTATTATATCAATTGAAGAAGATGTAACCAGATATATAATACGAGCTCAGATTAAAAGTAACTTGCAACGTGAACAGGTTGCTAAACCAACAAAAGCAACATCAGGTAAAGAAGAAACTAATCAAAAGAAAAAACCAATTGTGAAAAAGGATAAAGTGGGCAGAAATGACCCGTGTCCTTGTGGAAGTGGAAAGAAATATAAAAAATGTTGTGGATTATAA
- a CDS encoding ABC transporter permease, with protein sequence MFKLRDLKTYLNIWFILSLIAVLLVILPTANIMMRLFEQPSEVWFHIKEHLLPYYIKNTLIIIISTGFLSAIIGVSLAWVVTMYEFPLRRTFEWGLILPLAIPPYIAAYTYSEMVSYTGVVQTTARHLFQVQIPPHYLDIMSVRGTIFIFTLFLYPYVYIISKSFLQKQSSSLIESARVLGKGQLSIFLKVGVPLLRNAIIGGVILVILEVLNDYGVVHYFGVRTFSTAIFTAWRSFGDILSAVRLSGMLLVLVIIILILEKLLRSRKSYSYTNTVVKPIHRIELNGYKKTLTMLFPLFILGAGFIIPTLQLIAYSINRYQLFYRIDFIYVTINSVTLALTTTIIILLIAIIIANYSRNYKSTISRIFSRIITIGYSIPGAIIAIAVMLLFISIDDKLYSVYQLINPDSKKLLLSFSIYSLIFAYTIRFMAIGYNSIEAGFDKVGNKFSEASRTLGNNLFKTLIKVDFPMIKFSIFNAAILVFIDVLKELPLTLILRPFNYDTLATKAYDYAGDEMIEEASIPSLIIIVVSALAIYFFYKVGESRVRKH encoded by the coding sequence ATGTTTAAACTCCGAGACCTTAAAACATATTTAAATATCTGGTTTATATTAAGTCTAATTGCAGTCCTACTTGTAATATTACCAACTGCCAATATTATGATGAGACTTTTTGAACAACCGAGTGAGGTATGGTTTCATATTAAAGAGCATCTATTACCGTATTATATTAAGAATACACTCATAATTATTATTTCAACAGGTTTTTTATCGGCGATCATTGGGGTGTCATTGGCATGGGTAGTTACAATGTATGAATTTCCTTTGAGGCGCACTTTTGAATGGGGATTGATTTTACCCCTTGCGATTCCACCTTATATAGCAGCCTACACGTATAGTGAGATGGTGAGTTATACAGGTGTAGTACAGACGACAGCTAGACATTTATTTCAAGTGCAAATACCACCACACTATTTAGATATTATGTCGGTCCGTGGGACCATATTTATTTTCACATTATTCTTGTATCCATACGTATATATAATCAGCAAATCGTTTTTACAGAAACAATCTTCATCATTAATTGAGAGTGCTAGAGTGTTAGGGAAAGGGCAACTATCTATTTTTTTAAAAGTAGGAGTACCACTGCTACGTAATGCAATAATAGGTGGTGTCATTCTGGTTATTCTAGAAGTATTAAATGATTATGGTGTTGTTCATTACTTTGGTGTTAGAACGTTTAGTACTGCTATCTTTACAGCATGGCGTTCATTTGGTGATATTCTATCTGCCGTTCGGTTATCGGGTATGTTATTGGTCCTAGTAATTATTATACTCATATTAGAAAAGCTACTTAGAAGTCGAAAAAGTTATAGTTATACAAATACAGTAGTGAAGCCGATCCATAGAATAGAGCTTAATGGTTACAAAAAAACACTAACTATGCTTTTTCCACTCTTCATATTAGGTGCGGGGTTCATAATTCCTACACTACAATTAATTGCATACAGTATTAATCGTTACCAGTTATTTTATAGGATTGATTTTATATATGTAACAATTAATTCAGTCACTCTTGCATTAACGACTACAATAATAATCCTCTTAATAGCGATCATTATAGCAAACTATTCCAGAAACTATAAGTCGACAATCTCTAGAATTTTCTCGCGTATTATTACGATTGGATACTCAATACCAGGAGCAATCATTGCGATAGCTGTAATGCTACTTTTTATTTCAATTGATGACAAGCTATATAGCGTGTATCAATTGATTAATCCAGATTCAAAGAAACTACTACTGTCCTTTAGTATATATTCGCTCATTTTTGCTTATACCATACGGTTCATGGCAATTGGATATAATTCGATTGAAGCGGGGTTTGATAAGGTTGGCAATAAATTTAGTGAGGCGTCAAGAACACTAGGGAATAATTTATTTAAAACTTTGATTAAAGTTGACTTTCCGATGATTAAATTTTCGATATTTAATGCAGCAATCTTAGTGTTTATTGATGTTTTAAAGGAACTACCCCTAACATTAATTTTAAGACCATTTAACTATGATACTTTAGCTACTAAAGCGTATGATTATGCAGGTGATGAAATGATAGAAGAGGCATCAATTCCCTCATTAATTATTATCGTAGTTAGTGCGCTCGCAATCTATTTCTTTTATAAAGTAGGTGAATCTCGTGTACGTAAACATTAA
- a CDS encoding S41 family peptidase yields the protein MKHLERYLIPIGTLIVGVILGGFFLTGEEVKIPNIPNFKSDPIDEINQLLDAIEEYSMYYEEKDPLIDGAMHGIVAALEDPYSSYLNEEELKEFYDHIYAQYAGAGIMIIQNGKYPVINTVYENTPASKSGLQRGDVIYEVEGQSVADLTTSEIAALIKGEKGAERSMRIYRGSLDNSIEIKLNVDIISQETVTTEVLTQDGHKYGYVSISMFSEGTYEEMKKDIEALNTNNNLNGYILDVRNNPGGMLTTVKKMIDYFIDTDEPILYRKKIDEEPVGEYANSIDSEISKEIVVLINENSASASEIFAATLEYYGDHELVGKTTYGKGTVQNTFFFTQDQEVAVKLTVETWLTPGKDWIQDVGVAPTVEIDPAALEEIGFIDFFEPLKYDTVHTEISEMQALLKKLDYSDTIRTDGYFDLETKNALQEFQEDYQIDVTGELNFETAYHLNIKLMELLESKEEDVQLNKAKLVLKCKIDEGEACEYSQD from the coding sequence GTGAAACATTTAGAACGTTATTTGATACCCATCGGGACGCTAATTGTTGGGGTTATTTTGGGAGGATTTTTTTTAACGGGTGAAGAAGTGAAAATACCAAATATACCTAACTTTAAAAGTGATCCCATCGATGAAATTAACCAACTGCTTGATGCAATAGAGGAATATAGTATGTACTATGAAGAGAAAGATCCTTTAATTGATGGAGCAATGCATGGAATTGTAGCAGCGCTTGAGGATCCATACTCTAGTTACCTTAATGAAGAAGAGTTAAAGGAATTTTATGACCATATCTATGCTCAATATGCTGGTGCAGGGATTATGATTATACAAAATGGAAAATACCCAGTCATCAATACAGTCTATGAAAACACGCCTGCAAGCAAGTCTGGTCTACAACGCGGTGATGTGATTTATGAAGTAGAGGGACAAAGTGTAGCTGATTTGACCACAAGTGAGATTGCAGCACTCATTAAAGGAGAAAAGGGAGCCGAGAGATCGATGCGTATCTATCGTGGAAGTCTCGATAACTCCATTGAAATAAAACTGAACGTTGATATTATTAGTCAAGAAACGGTTACGACAGAAGTACTTACACAGGATGGTCATAAATATGGCTATGTATCGATCAGCATGTTCTCAGAAGGAACCTATGAAGAAATGAAAAAGGACATTGAAGCATTGAATACAAATAACAATCTTAATGGATATATTTTAGATGTAAGAAATAATCCAGGAGGGATGTTAACGACGGTAAAGAAAATGATCGACTATTTCATAGATACAGATGAGCCAATTCTATACCGTAAAAAGATTGATGAAGAACCTGTTGGCGAGTATGCAAATAGTATCGATTCAGAAATTAGTAAGGAAATTGTTGTTTTAATTAATGAAAATAGTGCTTCAGCTTCTGAAATATTTGCGGCTACACTTGAATATTACGGTGATCACGAATTAGTTGGTAAAACGACTTATGGTAAAGGAACGGTTCAAAATACATTTTTCTTTACTCAGGATCAAGAAGTTGCTGTAAAGCTAACAGTAGAGACTTGGTTGACCCCAGGTAAAGACTGGATTCAAGATGTAGGAGTAGCACCAACTGTAGAAATTGATCCTGCTGCACTTGAAGAAATTGGATTTATTGACTTCTTTGAACCGTTGAAATATGATACAGTTCATACCGAAATAAGTGAAATGCAAGCTTTGCTTAAAAAGTTAGACTATAGTGACACGATTCGAACAGATGGTTATTTCGATTTAGAAACAAAGAATGCATTGCAAGAGTTTCAAGAAGATTATCAAATAGACGTTACTGGCGAACTGAACTTTGAAACTGCCTATCACCTGAATATTAAACTTATGGAACTACTTGAAAGTAAGGAAGAGGATGTTCAATTAAATAAAGCAAAACTTGTTCTTAAATGTAAGATTGATGAGGGCGAAGCTTGTGAGTATTCTCAAGATTAA
- a CDS encoding Fe(3+) ABC transporter substrate-binding protein: MKKFLSMFTVLVTVFIVSGCTLGQQEEGEVVNVYTDRHYDTDQYIYDLFTEETGIKVNIVKAKADELINRLETEGEDTEADVLVVADAGRLVRAKDKNLFQSINSDVLEANVPANLQDTDDHWFGLTMRARVIVYSKDRVNPEVDGLNTYDDLADSKWNDRILVRASSNIYNQSLLASFIAINGEDDAKAWAQGVANNMARDPEGNDRAQAMAIAEGTGDLAIMNTYYIGKMLAREDQKEAAKQVAILFPENTHVNISGAGVTKYASNKDNATKLLEFLSSEQAQNVYAKENYEYPVNQNVEPSALLNSWGDFNTQDINLSQLGEFNTKAVEIFNEVKWDTSGH; the protein is encoded by the coding sequence ATGAAAAAGTTTCTTAGTATGTTTACTGTTTTAGTAACTGTCTTTATTGTTTCAGGATGCACATTAGGGCAACAAGAAGAAGGAGAAGTTGTCAATGTGTATACGGATCGACACTATGATACGGATCAATATATTTATGATTTATTTACAGAGGAAACGGGAATTAAAGTAAATATTGTAAAGGCAAAAGCGGATGAATTAATAAATCGTCTAGAAACAGAAGGCGAAGATACAGAAGCCGATGTTCTAGTTGTTGCAGACGCAGGACGTTTAGTAAGAGCTAAAGACAAAAATTTATTCCAATCAATTAATAGCGATGTATTAGAAGCAAATGTTCCTGCAAATTTACAGGATACTGATGATCATTGGTTTGGTTTAACAATGAGAGCTAGAGTAATTGTTTACTCTAAAGATCGTGTTAACCCAGAAGTAGATGGTCTAAATACATATGATGATTTGGCAGATTCAAAGTGGAATGATCGTATTCTAGTACGTGCCTCTTCAAACATCTACAACCAATCGCTATTAGCATCGTTCATTGCAATAAATGGAGAAGATGATGCAAAGGCATGGGCACAAGGTGTGGCAAATAATATGGCTCGTGACCCTGAAGGTAATGACCGTGCACAGGCGATGGCAATTGCTGAGGGTACAGGCGACTTAGCAATCATGAATACTTATTATATTGGAAAAATGCTTGCTAGAGAAGATCAAAAAGAAGCAGCGAAACAAGTAGCAATTTTATTCCCAGAAAACACACACGTAAACATTAGTGGTGCAGGGGTTACAAAATATGCTTCTAATAAAGATAATGCGACTAAGTTACTAGAATTCTTATCGAGTGAACAAGCACAAAATGTTTATGCGAAAGAAAACTATGAATATCCTGTTAATCAAAATGTTGAACCATCAGCATTGCTAAATTCATGGGGAGATTTTAATACACAAGATATTAATCTTTCACAACTAGGTGAATTTAATACTAAAGCAGTAGAAATATTCAACGAAGTGAAATGGGATACAAGTGGTCACTAA
- the prfB gene encoding peptide chain release factor 2: MELIEVKQALNTLKEKLDEITKSFNIDKITKTITTYEEEMSSPDFWSDRREAKNVIDEANLLKSKKERYDELVTLYEELEVTYSLLNDEEMDETLKKELVDGTEEFKQKIHEFDLQLLLTEPYDQNNAIVELHPGAGGTESQDWGEMLLRMYTRYAEKKGYKVEILDYQNGDEAGIKSVTLILKGENAYGYIKSEKGVHRLVRISPFDSSGRRHTSFVSVDVMPEINDDIEIEVKSEDIKVDTYRASGAGGQHVNTTDSAVRITHTPTGTVVTCQNERSQIKNRERAMQMLKTKLYQVEVEKKQEEIANLRGEQKEIGWGSQIRSYVFHPYSMVKDHRTHLDVGNTQAVMDGDLDQFIDAYLRWRLENS; this comes from the coding sequence ATGGAATTAATAGAGGTAAAACAAGCATTAAACACGTTAAAAGAGAAGTTAGATGAAATTACAAAATCATTTAATATAGATAAAATCACCAAGACAATTACAACGTATGAAGAAGAAATGAGTTCTCCTGATTTTTGGTCTGACAGGAGAGAAGCAAAGAACGTTATTGATGAAGCAAATCTGTTAAAATCTAAGAAGGAACGCTATGATGAACTAGTGACCCTTTATGAAGAATTAGAGGTTACCTATTCGTTATTAAATGATGAAGAAATGGATGAAACCTTAAAAAAAGAGTTAGTTGACGGGACTGAAGAATTTAAGCAGAAAATACATGAGTTTGATTTACAACTATTACTGACAGAACCCTATGATCAGAACAATGCGATCGTTGAACTTCATCCTGGTGCTGGTGGAACGGAATCACAGGATTGGGGCGAGATGCTTTTAAGAATGTATACGCGATATGCAGAGAAGAAGGGTTACAAAGTTGAAATTCTGGATTATCAAAATGGTGACGAGGCAGGAATCAAAAGTGTGACATTGATTTTAAAAGGGGAAAATGCGTATGGATACATTAAGTCCGAAAAGGGCGTTCATCGCCTGGTTCGAATTTCACCATTTGATTCATCAGGGCGTAGACATACATCATTTGTATCAGTCGATGTTATGCCAGAAATAAATGATGATATTGAAATTGAAGTAAAATCAGAAGATATAAAAGTGGATACCTATCGCGCGAGTGGAGCTGGTGGACAACACGTTAATACGACAGACTCGGCAGTGCGAATTACCCATACTCCAACAGGCACAGTTGTGACATGCCAGAACGAGCGCTCACAAATCAAAAACCGTGAACGAGCAATGCAAATGCTAAAGACAAAGTTATACCAAGTTGAAGTAGAGAAAAAACAGGAAGAGATTGCTAATCTTCGAGGAGAGCAGAAGGAAATTGGATGGGGAAGCCAAATAAGGTCATATGTTTTCCATCCGTATTCCATGGTTAAGGACCATCGTACTCATTTAGATGTTGGGAATACTCAAGCCGTTATGGATGGCGATCTAGATCAATTCATTGATGCCTATCTAAGATGGCGATTAGAAAATAGTTAA
- a CDS encoding ABC transporter ATP-binding protein, producing the protein MYVNIKQLHFKYSNTKQETITDFNLTVNKGEIISILGRSGSGKSTILRLLTGLESPSKGQIYINGQIMVNDQIFIKPEDRGIGMVFQDYALFPHMTVEKNIMFGLNKGNRKSKKDRVNDLLELINLVGYEKRYPHELSGGQQQRVALARALAPLPSLILLDEPFSNLDAELQESIRTELKDILKKASTTTLLVTHDVAVAKALSDRIVTLDKGNIMNVYDV; encoded by the coding sequence GTGTACGTAAACATTAAACAATTACATTTTAAATATAGCAATACGAAACAAGAGACGATTACCGATTTTAATCTTACCGTTAACAAAGGTGAAATCATTTCAATATTAGGTAGAAGTGGTAGCGGAAAGAGTACAATATTAAGACTATTAACAGGGCTTGAGTCACCATCTAAGGGTCAGATCTATATTAACGGTCAGATTATGGTTAATGACCAAATTTTCATAAAACCAGAAGATCGTGGGATTGGGATGGTATTTCAAGATTATGCTTTATTTCCACATATGACAGTCGAGAAAAATATCATGTTTGGACTTAATAAAGGGAATAGAAAGTCAAAAAAAGATCGTGTAAATGATTTATTAGAACTCATTAATTTAGTCGGTTATGAAAAGCGCTATCCACATGAACTAAGTGGAGGACAACAACAACGTGTTGCACTAGCGAGGGCACTAGCTCCTTTACCATCCCTCATTCTACTAGATGAACCGTTTAGTAACCTTGACGCGGAACTGCAGGAGAGTATTCGAACAGAACTTAAGGATATTCTGAAAAAAGCTAGTACAACCACCCTGTTAGTTACACATGATGTTGCGGTTGCAAAGGCATTATCAGATCGCATTGTGACCCTAGATAAAGGGAATATTATGAATGTGTATGATGTCTAA